From Homalodisca vitripennis isolate AUS2020 chromosome 1, UT_GWSS_2.1, whole genome shotgun sequence, the proteins below share one genomic window:
- the LOC124364099 gene encoding serine/threonine-protein kinase mos produces MCSPAIKNISSFLTPIKSPVIRLSSPLNIDKCSSSHMNKTLPKYLSQQLLSLRRLELRDDREAECCLSVQSSKKRRDTSVNNRVAKCLFSPVRTSKPHEVTQTIRRYQTIPSFDTPQRNSITAGTLRSKTRGFVLGRGSYGVVVKGKYKRELVAVKIIPKIKESKSRQCLDREMNALSLKHPNIIEVHKVIRHSPSDIGFVIMELSDNIDLETLLQCEILPFSIKLRYLKQTGRALEYCHSKGILHLDVKPKNITLCPSNNICKLCDFGSSISTCSAEKSRSNIKGTLKYSAPELLRGKTVTDKTDTYAFGITMWQVINQEVPYGKEDLHVVIYKVVAQNFRPDNHILLCNTPADHIYKACWAANPTERPSMSTVVTMLEGIKTT; encoded by the exons ATTGTCCTCACCACTAAACATAGATAAATGCTCTTCTAGCCACATGAATAAGACATTACCTAAGTATTTAAGCCAACAATTGCTTTCCTTGAGGAGGCTGGAACTGAGAGATGACAGAGAGGCAGAATGTTGTTTGTCTGTCCAGTCTTCAAAAAAGAGAAG GGATACATCAGTAAACAACAGGGTAGCCAAGTGCCTGTTTTCTCCAGTAAGAACTTCCAAACCTCATGAAGTAACTCAAACCATTAGAAGGTATCAGACAATTCCTTCCTTTGATACTCCCCAGCGTAATTCAATTACAGCCGGGACACTGAGAAGTAAAACTAGGGGTTTTGTGTTAGGTCGGGGAAGCTATGGAGTGGTTGTAAAGGGAAAGTATAAAC GTGAACTAGTAGCTGTGAAAATTATACCAAAAATCAAAGAGTCTAAAAGTCGTCAATGTTTGGACAGGGAAATGAATGCCCTTAGTTTAAAACATCCAAATATAATTGAAGTCCACAAGGTGATCAGACATTCTCCAAGTGATATAGGTTTTGTGATCATGGAACTGAGTGATAATATTGATTTGGAAACCCTCCTTCAATGTGAAATATTGCCATTTAGCATCAAACTAAG ATATCTAAAACAGACTGGGAGAGCACTTGAGTATTGCCATAGTAAAGGAATTTTACATTTGGatgtaaaaccaaaaaatattactctaTGTCCATCAAATAATATTTGCAAACTTTGTGATTTTGGAAGTTCGATATCTACTTGTAGTGCTGAGAAATCAAGAAGCAATATAAAG GGAACGTTAAAATATTCAGCTCCTGAGTTATTACGAGGAAAGACTGTAACAGACAAAACAGACACTTACGCATTTGGAATCACCATGTGGCAGGTCATTAATCAAGAGGTACCTTATGGAAAAGAGGATTTACATGTTGTCATCTATAAG GTGGTAGCACAGAATTTTCGGCCAGATAATCATATCTTGTTGTGCAACACACCAGCTGACCACATCTATAAAGCCTGCTGGGCAGCTAATCCTACTGAGAGGCCTTCAATGTCTACAGTTGTAACAATGTTAGAAGGAATTAAAACCACTTga
- the LOC124364105 gene encoding U6 snRNA-associated Sm-like protein LSm5: MTSSVSTNPSTLLPLELVDKCIGSRIHIIMKNDKEIVGTLQGFDDFVNMLLEDVTEYEATPEGRRITRLDQILLNGNNITMLVPGGDMPGET; this comes from the exons ATGACTTCAAGTGTGTCTACAAATCCATCAACACTTTTGCCACTGG aACTGGTTGACAAATGTATTGGGTCCCGTATACATATAATCATGAAAAATGACAAGGAAATCGTTGGAACGCTGCAAGGATTTGATGACTTTGTCAACATGTTGCTAGAAGATGTGACGGAATATGAAGCTACCCCAGAAGGCCGCCGGATCACTCGTCTCGATCAAATCCTTCTTAATGGCAACAACATTACTATG CTTGTTCCTGGAGGAGATATGCCAGGAGAAACCTAA